The genome window GAGTTGATATGGAAAAGAAAGTTTTATTGATTGAATGCCCGGATTCAAAAGGGTTAATTGCTCAAATTACCAATATTTGCTACAAGCACCAGCTAAATATTATTCGTAATACCGAATATGTGGATCCGGATTCGGGGCAGTTTTTTATGCGCACTCAGCTTGAAGGTATTTTTAACGACAAAACTCTGATGCTGGATTTAGACAGAGCCTTGCCACATGGCAGCAGTCGGCAGTTGGTCGCTGCCGGGCGGAAAAAAGTAGTGATACTGGTGACTAAAGAAGCGCATTGCCTTGGTGATATTTTAATGAAGGTCTATGACGGTTCATTAAAACTGGATATTGCTGCAGTCGTGGGCAATCATCCGGATTTACAAAGTCTGGCCGAAAAGTTTGATATTCCTTACCATTTTGTCAGTCATATCAACTTAAGCCGCGAGCAACATGAAGCCGCACTGCAGCAGGTGATAGACCCTTATCAGGCGGATTATTTAGTGCTGGCAAAGTTTATGCGGGTATTAAGCCCTGCTTTTGTTGCGCATTACAAAGAACGCATCATCAATATTCATCATAGTTTTCTGCCCGCTTTTATTGGCGCGAATCCTTATCATCAGGCGCATAAAAGAGGTGTCAAAATTATTGGGGCTACAGCGCATTTTGTGACCGACGATCTGGATGAAGGCCCTATTATTAAACAGCTGGTGACTCCGGTGGATCATACGTACAGCGCTATGGATATGGTGAAAGCTGGTCGTGATGTTGAAAAAAATGTGCTGAGTAAAGCCTTGCAACTGGTGCTGGAAGATCGGGTTTTTGTACATGGAAATAAAACAGTGATTTTATAAAACAGCATTCAGATCAGTGGCTTGGTTCGATTTTTTCAGAAAACTAACTATGCTGATTAAAAACACTAAAGGTAAAAACTTTATGTCTGGTAAAAGGGCTGTTGAATTTCGTTTTCTGGCTGAACCTACTCATGTCAACTTTGGCGGTAAAGTGCATGGCGGCATGGTGATGAAATGGATTGATCAGGTGGCTTACGCCTGCGCGGCGGGTTGGAGTGGGTTGTATTGTGTCACTGTGTCTGTGGGCACTATCCGGTTTCGTCGGCCTATATTGGTGGGGCATCAGGTGGAGCTGATAGCCCGCATTGTCTACACAGGCACCACGAGTATGCATGTGCTGGTGCAAGTGCGCTCAGGCGATACGAAAGGCGATGAAATGCTGGAAACCAACCACTGCATCATCAGTTTTGTGGCTTTGGATGCACAAGGCAATACAGCCGCTGTGCCGGCTTGGGTGCCAAAAACAGAGGAAGACCGCTTTTTGCAGCAATATGCCGTCAAAACCAAAGCGTTCTCGCAGCAGGTAGAGCAAGATATGCTGGATTATTATCAGGAGACAACCGAATGAAACTAATCTGTCTGATAGCCGCTTTTTTTAGTTTTGCATCTTTTGCAGCTGAACCTGTATTACATCCTGAATTGGAAATCTTCCGCCCCTTTTTAAATAGCCACTGGGAAGGGGATTTAACAGAGCCTGGCAAAGAGAAAAAAATGATTGATCGCTCGAGCTGGAGCAGAGCCTTAAATGGTCAGGCCATTAAAACTGTGCACTCCATTAATGATGGCGAATATGGTGGTGAGACCATGATTTTCTGGGATCAGAAGCAGAAAAAAATTGCCTATTACTATTTCACCACTGCAGGTTTTTATACCCATGGCACTATGACCTATAACCCTGACACTCAAAGCATCGAAGCGCTGGAAAATGTAGAGAATAACGCGCAAGGCATCACGCAAGTGCGTTCACATTCAGTACTGGATAAAAGTGGCAAGCTTGAGGTCAGTTCAGAGTATTTGCAAAAGGGTAAGTGGGTGAAAGGGCACAGCGCTCTGTATAAACGTGTGCCTCACACCGAAGTGAAGTTTCGTTAGCTACTATTTTTCGATCACAAACTCTTCTGTCGGCTCCAGCGCGTAGATATTGTCTATCTGCGTTGCACTGGAGTGGCTGACTCTTAAGTCTTTTATATGGCCGTTACGCAAGCTGTAAACCCAACCGTGGACTGTCAAAGGCTGACCACGTTCCCAGGCGTCCTGCACAAAACTGGTATGGCAAACATTGCGTACCTGTTCCATCACGTTCAGCTCACATAGGCGGTTGACTCTTTCGCCATCGTCGGCAAAGCTGTCCAGCTCATCTCTGTGCAGCGCATACACATCTTTGATATTACGCAGCCAGTTATCGACAAAGCCGATGCGCTGTTTGTTCATCGCAGCTGCGACACCACCACAGCCATAATGACCACAGACAATAATATGTTTGATTTTTAAGATATCGATAGCGTACTGCAGTACAGACAAACAATTGATGTCGGAGTGCATTACCAGATTGGCTACATTGCGGTGAACAAAAAGCTCACCAGGCAATAAGCCTACGATTTCATTGGCTGGAACCCGGCTGTCGGAGCAGCCAATCCATAAATATTCAGGTGCTTGTTGTTCTGAGAGTTGCTTAAAAAAACCAGGAGCTTCCTGCTCAACCCGCTCAGCCCATGCCCTGTTATTGGCAAATAAGTGTTTTAAGGAACGCATTGAATCACCCTATAGAAAACTGGCGCTACGATAACAGATCTTACCCTTGGGGGAACACCGACCAGCAATTAATATGCAGGACTATAGGCTCAACAGATTCAGCTTGCGTAAATCTGTCTGGCTGCCTAATGGCGCTCAGGGTATGATAGAACAATAAGTTAAGCCTTATCTGAAGGAACCATATTTTATGGTGAAATTAAAAAAAGCAGTGATACCTGTTGCAGGTTTGGGTACGAGAATGTTGCCTGCAACCAAAGCTATTCCAAAAGAAATGTTGCCCGTGGTCGACAAACCGCTAATCCAGTATGTGGTCGAAGAAGCTGCTGCTGCTGGTATTACTGAAATAGTACTGGTGACTCACTCCAGTAAAAATTCAATAGAAAACCATTTTGATACCAGTTTTGAACTGGAAAACCAGCTGGAGAAACGCGTCAAGCGTTCCTTACTGGATGATGTACGTTCTATTAACCCAAAAAATGTCACTGTGATTTCAGTGCGTCAGCCTGTGGCTTTGGGTTTGGGTCATGCGGTGCTTTGCGCAGCACCAGTGGTCGGCAATGAGCCTTTTGCGGTGATTTTGCCTGATGTATTGATTGATAAATATCATGCTGACGCCCGTATACACAATTTAAAAGCCATGATTCAACGCTTTGAAACAACAGGCGCAAGCCAGATCATGGTGGAACCTGTGCCTGCGATGGAAGTAAACAAGTATGGCATAGTGGACATATCAGGCGAAACCTTAGTGCAGGGGCAGTCTGCTTTAATCCGTACTATGGTTGAAAAACCTGAGATTGAAGATGCACCTTCAAATTTAGCCATTACAGGTCGTTATGTGTTGTCGGCTAAGGTCTGGGATTTATTACGTCATACAGCTCCGGGAGCTGGTGGTGAAATTCAACTAACAGATGCATTACATCATTTATTATTAATTGAAAAAATTGAAGCCTATCATTTACAAGGTAAATCCCATGACTGTGGCAGTAAAATAGGCTATCTGAAAGCCGTGGTTGAGTACGCGCTACAGGATAAAAAGCTGTCAGATGAGTTCCGTAACTATCTGAAAGATCTGTATCTGTTAAAAGACTAAGATAATAAAGATGAGGTTTTATTTGAGCGGCGCTATCATTTTTTTCATTACGTCGAGCTGAGTAGTGATATGAGACCCGATTCGAACTCAATCTGAACGCTTTCAATCTTATTTAGTAAATAAGATTGTATTTGCGCTTTGATTTATAAGAATGATTCTGTACTATCAATCATAGTATTTATCCATGGGAGATTTTCATGTCATTGTTACTCGATAAAAAAGAACTGAAAAAAGCCGCCAAAGAAATCACTACTGTTAAATTACATGAAGTGATTGAGACGTTAAATGCAGTATTAGCTGAACGTCAAAAAGAAACTGAAGTGCTATCTCAAATAAGAGCATTGGCTAAAGCTCAGGGTTTTACCCTTGAACAATTGGGTTATCAATTGAACGCTGATGTTGTTGTCAGCCATGATGATGACAGCGAGTCAAAAGGCAAACGCCCGGTTAAACCAAAATTTAAAACCATCAATAAAGAAAGTCAGTTTTTCTATGTAGATGCAGGTAAATTACATTTACTGAAAACGCATACGATGAAAAAGGCTTTAGTGGACCGTGGTGTTAAAGTAGTGCCATTCCATAAAGTAGATGGCAAATACAGCAAAGATATCGAAGCTTTGTTGGCTGAAGCAGGTACGCAGGCTGTTGAAAACTTCAATAGCAAAGTAGACGTATGGAACGCTTATGCTCAGGCAAACGGCGAAGAAATTCTGTCTAAAAAGTAATTTGCTTTAAATGACTCTTTTTTAAAAAAACCGGCCTGAGCCGGTTTTTTTATGGAGAGACTGTATGGCGCAACTGCAGGGGGTCTGTTTGCTGCAATCAATCACTATTTCTGCTGCGCATCCAGCGACTGTCCATTGACGGCCTTGCTGTCATCACTCATTAAATACAAATACACAGGCATGATTTGTTCAGCCGTTGGCAAACTCAGCTGATCTTCGCCAGGATAAGCTTTACTACGCATTTTTGTACGGGTCGCACCCGGATTGATGGCGTTGACACGTAGCGTTGAGCCTTCGTATTCTGCTGCCATGACTTGCATTAAACCTTCAGTGGCAAACTTAGACACTGCATAACCACCCCAGTACGCTTTACCTTTGCGGCCCACACCAGATGAAGTGAAGACGATGGAGCTTTGTGGTGCGAGCTTTAACACAGGAGCCAGTGCCTGGCTCATCAACATCGCAGCAGTAACATTCACCTGAAGAATATCCTGCCAGGTCGGTAAATCCAGATGTTCAAACGGACTTAATACCCCAAGCATACCTGCATTGTGCAATACGCCATCCAGTTTGCCGAATTCAGCTTTAATAGTGGCAGCCATGTCATGGTAGTGTTTAGCTGTAGCGCCTTTTAAATCCAGAGGAACTATAGCGGGTTCAGGCCAGCCTGCTGCGACTATTTCGTCGTACACAGCAGTTAGCTTATTGGTGGTTTTACCTAATAAGATCACGGTAGCGCCATGTTTGGCGTAACAAAGTGCTGCCGCTTTACCTATACCGTCGCCGGCTCCTGTGACCAGAATAACTTTGTCTGCCAGTGCTTGTGGGCTTGCTTGATAATTGAACATAAATAGGGGTCCCAGCCGTTTAAAAACGGCGGCAGCATACCTGCTCTGTATTAAATTTGCACCTTTCTTCAACAAGCTTGATTTTGAGCTAGCGAATTTTTTCTGATTGGGTTAAGTTTAACTGGTCGTAGCTGTTAAAAGCTAACATCACAAAAACGAATGACCTCTTTAGGTAACTATCGGGGCAGAATAAGAAAAATACAGGACACGGGGAGAAGATATGAACAAGCTTTTGCTTAGCTTTGCTATTGCCAGTGCATTAGGTTTAGCCGGTTGCGGTGGCGAATCACTGGACGAAATTAAAGACGATACTCAAACAGGTGGTGAGGTTCAGATCCCTTTATCACGTGTAGTGTATGACCCTGCCAACGGTGTGCTATCACCTCCAAACGATTTATTATTACAAGGTACCAAAGATGGTACTTTGTTTATGCCAGGTGAAAAAAATGCGGCTGGTGCTCATCTTGATGCACCAAATTATGCAGACCCATCAACGGCCTTAGGTGCATTAGATGGTTGGTCGACGCAAAACCCATTTACTATCGCGTTGAACTTTACCTCTGGTGTGACTTTAGATGCAGCCAGTGTGCAGCAAGCAGGCGCAGTGTATTTAGTGGAAACGCTGATGGGCGATCCGGCATCACCTGACGCAGACTGCCGTGCAGTGCCTCGTGGTGCGGCTTGTAAAGCTGTTGGTAGTCTGACTTTTGGCGTGGA of Rheinheimera sp. MM224 contains these proteins:
- the can gene encoding carbonate dehydratase, which codes for MRSLKHLFANNRAWAERVEQEAPGFFKQLSEQQAPEYLWIGCSDSRVPANEIVGLLPGELFVHRNVANLVMHSDINCLSVLQYAIDILKIKHIIVCGHYGCGGVAAAMNKQRIGFVDNWLRNIKDVYALHRDELDSFADDGERVNRLCELNVMEQVRNVCHTSFVQDAWERGQPLTVHGWVYSLRNGHIKDLRVSHSSATQIDNIYALEPTEEFVIEK
- a CDS encoding YciK family oxidoreductase — translated: MFNYQASPQALADKVILVTGAGDGIGKAAALCYAKHGATVILLGKTTNKLTAVYDEIVAAGWPEPAIVPLDLKGATAKHYHDMAATIKAEFGKLDGVLHNAGMLGVLSPFEHLDLPTWQDILQVNVTAAMLMSQALAPVLKLAPQSSIVFTSSGVGRKGKAYWGGYAVSKFATEGLMQVMAAEYEGSTLRVNAINPGATRTKMRSKAYPGEDQLSLPTAEQIMPVYLYLMSDDSKAVNGQSLDAQQK
- a CDS encoding acyl-CoA thioesterase, coding for MSGKRAVEFRFLAEPTHVNFGGKVHGGMVMKWIDQVAYACAAGWSGLYCVTVSVGTIRFRRPILVGHQVELIARIVYTGTTSMHVLVQVRSGDTKGDEMLETNHCIISFVALDAQGNTAAVPAWVPKTEEDRFLQQYAVKTKAFSQQVEQDMLDYYQETTE
- a CDS encoding H-NS histone family protein produces the protein MSLLLDKKELKKAAKEITTVKLHEVIETLNAVLAERQKETEVLSQIRALAKAQGFTLEQLGYQLNADVVVSHDDDSESKGKRPVKPKFKTINKESQFFYVDAGKLHLLKTHTMKKALVDRGVKVVPFHKVDGKYSKDIEALLAEAGTQAVENFNSKVDVWNAYAQANGEEILSKK
- the purU gene encoding formyltetrahydrofolate deformylase; its protein translation is MEKKVLLIECPDSKGLIAQITNICYKHQLNIIRNTEYVDPDSGQFFMRTQLEGIFNDKTLMLDLDRALPHGSSRQLVAAGRKKVVILVTKEAHCLGDILMKVYDGSLKLDIAAVVGNHPDLQSLAEKFDIPYHFVSHINLSREQHEAALQQVIDPYQADYLVLAKFMRVLSPAFVAHYKERIINIHHSFLPAFIGANPYHQAHKRGVKIIGATAHFVTDDLDEGPIIKQLVTPVDHTYSAMDMVKAGRDVEKNVLSKALQLVLEDRVFVHGNKTVIL
- the galU gene encoding UTP--glucose-1-phosphate uridylyltransferase GalU; this encodes MVKLKKAVIPVAGLGTRMLPATKAIPKEMLPVVDKPLIQYVVEEAAAAGITEIVLVTHSSKNSIENHFDTSFELENQLEKRVKRSLLDDVRSINPKNVTVISVRQPVALGLGHAVLCAAPVVGNEPFAVILPDVLIDKYHADARIHNLKAMIQRFETTGASQIMVEPVPAMEVNKYGIVDISGETLVQGQSALIRTMVEKPEIEDAPSNLAITGRYVLSAKVWDLLRHTAPGAGGEIQLTDALHHLLLIEKIEAYHLQGKSHDCGSKIGYLKAVVEYALQDKKLSDEFRNYLKDLYLLKD